The Heliorestis convoluta genome includes the window TACGAGAAATTCAATCTCGAGTCGACAACACTTTTGGTTGGAGTGCGACAGCTGAAGCGGTCGACAACTGGGTATATGATGAGATCACAGAAGTTTATGTGACCGATGATGAGATGAGGAAACGGTTACAAGAACTGAATCCCCATGCCCTGCGTGGAATCGTGCGACGACTCCTTGAGGCAAACAGCCGCGGCTTCTGGGATGCCGATGAAGATAAGCTAGAGAAGCTGATGGAAATCTATCAGGATATAGAAGATGAAATTGAAGGCGTTAGTGTACCTGCATAATTTTGTCGACTCCTTTGGTAGGTAAGCCCAAAAGATTGTCATACACATAGTAGGGAGAATTAACGAGTGAAAAGGAATTCATCAAAAAAGGGAAAAGTCATCGTGGTAGGAGCAGGGGCAGCCGGTCTAAGTACAGCTGTTCAACTGGCCCATCAAGGTTGGGACGTTACCATTTTCGAAAAAGAGCATACTGCAGGTGGTCGCCTCAGTGCTATTGAGGCATCAGGCTATACCATTGATATAGGCCCAACGATATTAATGATGAACGATGTATTTCATCAATTTTTTCGAGAAATCGATCGTAACCTTGAAGACTACGTAGACCTTGTCCGTCTTAACCCTTGCTATCGACTTAATTTTGCCGATGGTACATCCATCGCGCCGTCGACAGACTTAAAAGAACATCTTGACGAAATACGACGAATCAGTCCCGAAGATGTAGACGGCTATCTCAAATATTTAGCCCAGATCAATCCGAGATATTTGGCGGCACGGCACAAGTTCATTGAAAAGAACTTTAATTCTCTCGGTGACTTCTTAAACGTAGACACACTGGTGGGCATGTGGCAATTAAAAACACTAAATAGTATGTATGCTGACATCAGTCGCTACATAAAAGATGAAAGATTGCGCATTGCTTTAACGTTCCAAGCCATCTATCTAGGCATCTCTCCCTATGACGCACCTTCTATCTATACGATCATTGCTTACGTTGAACATGGTCTTACAGGGATTTGGTATCCCAAAGGAGGCATGAACGCCATCTCAAAAGCACTGGTCCGTGTTTTTGAAGAGCAAGGCGGCCAACTCCATTTGAACCAAGAAGTTACGCAGATTGTTATTGAAAAAGGCGAAGCCAAAGGTGTTAAACTGGCCAACGGAGAGATTCACTACGCCGATGTCGTTGTTTCGAACATGGATTTCCCCATGACCATGGAAAAACTTATTGTGGAGCCTTACCGTGGCAAGTACAGTGCCCAGAAAATTCAATCGATG containing:
- a CDS encoding phytoene desaturase family protein, which gives rise to MKRNSSKKGKVIVVGAGAAGLSTAVQLAHQGWDVTIFEKEHTAGGRLSAIEASGYTIDIGPTILMMNDVFHQFFREIDRNLEDYVDLVRLNPCYRLNFADGTSIAPSTDLKEHLDEIRRISPEDVDGYLKYLAQINPRYLAARHKFIEKNFNSLGDFLNVDTLVGMWQLKTLNSMYADISRYIKDERLRIALTFQAIYLGISPYDAPSIYTIIAYVEHGLTGIWYPKGGMNAISKALVRVFEEQGGQLHLNQEVTQIVIEKGEAKGVKLANGEIHYADVVVSNMDFPMTMEKLIVEPYRGKYSAQKIQSMTNSCGALMLYLGTNRRYEQMDVHNIYFTKSYKETLDQIFKEKVFPDDPALYVYSPTKIDPTVAPEGKEVIYVLCPVPNLDSSINWQESVPIYREKILDKLERSGLTDLRKHIDFERIYTPETFNARFNTYQGSGFGLAPTLFQSGYFRPHIKSKDVSNLYFVGASVHPGGGVPVVLVCGQLATRQIMADKQGSSVEQTYSVATTAKA